Proteins found in one Primulina huaijiensis isolate GDHJ02 unplaced genomic scaffold, ASM1229523v2 scaffold11795, whole genome shotgun sequence genomic segment:
- the LOC140965695 gene encoding uncharacterized protein — MRMLAYGTPADAADEYIKIGESTTIQCLQRFCRDIIEVFAERYLRSPTSIDIDRLLRIGEKRGFPGMLGSLYCMHWRWKNCPTAWAGQYTGRSGSPTIILEAVADYDLWIWHAFFGMPGSNNDINVLEASNLFSNPAQARAWQKKHLQDIMISCIIMHNMIIEDERDLDTPIQDALEAPTPNVDMVTDQNIRFQEFLARYKKIRDREAHFALRDALIDHLWDLYSNSVN; from the exons ATGCGGATGTTGGCATACGGTACACCAGCGGATGCTGCTGATGAATATATTAAGATAGGAGAATCAACTACAATTCAATGCCTTCAACGTTTTTGTCGGGATATTATAGAGGTGTTTGCAGAGCGATACCTAAGGTCACCTACCTCCATTGATATTGATAGACTACTGCGTATTGGTGAAAAACGTGGATTTCCTGGAATGTTGGGAAGCTTGTACTGTATGCATTGGAGATGGAAAAATTGCCCAACAGCATGGGCAGGACAATACACGGGTCGTAGTGGTTCTCCGACCATTATTTTGGAAGCGGTTGCTGATTATGATCTTTGGATATGGCATGCATTTTTTGGTATGCCAGGGTCTAACAATGACATCAATGTTCTCGAGGCATCCAATCTTTTTTCAAATCCTGCGCAAG CACGTGCTTGGCAGAAGAAACACTTGCAAGATATAATGATTTCATGCATTATAATGCACAATATGATTATCGAAGATGAGCGTGACTTGGATACACCAATCCAAGATGCGTTGGAAGCACCAACTCCAAATGTGGATATGGTTACGGATCAAAATATaagatttcaagaatttcttgCTCGGTATAAAAAAATAAGGGACAGAGAGGCTCACTTCGCACTACGAGATGCACTAATCGACCATTTATGGGATTTATATAGTAATTCCGTTAATTAA